The proteins below are encoded in one region of Winogradskyella helgolandensis:
- a CDS encoding mechanosensitive ion channel family protein, whose translation MIQNLSDIEHKITESSLWEKTTDFLGWHLNVGEISISILDIVIVITAIFITTIILRLALKVITRKLPEEDKGKFGVVYGYFRWLVYLIILLVTLHSVGVNVTAVFAASAALLIGIGLALQTLFQDIISGIFILIDQSVHVGDIIEIDGKVGRVEEIKLRTTRAVTIDNKVLIIPNHLYLENSLYNWTQNGSTTRESVEVGVAYGSDVQLVKKLLLQAASANENVLSVPPPAVVFTNFGDSSLDFKVSFTLSDSFKAQFPKSEIRFEIDRLFRENNVSIPFPQRDIHIIQK comes from the coding sequence ATGATTCAAAACCTAAGTGATATTGAACATAAAATAACAGAAAGTAGTCTTTGGGAGAAAACCACAGACTTCTTAGGTTGGCATTTAAATGTTGGTGAGATTAGTATTTCAATTCTTGACATTGTCATTGTTATTACCGCAATATTTATAACTACGATTATACTTAGGTTAGCTTTAAAGGTTATAACCCGAAAATTGCCAGAAGAAGATAAAGGTAAATTTGGTGTGGTATATGGCTATTTTAGATGGCTTGTTTATCTCATTATACTTTTGGTTACACTGCATAGCGTTGGTGTTAATGTTACAGCCGTTTTTGCAGCGTCTGCAGCGCTTTTAATAGGTATTGGTTTAGCATTACAAACCTTGTTTCAGGATATTATTTCAGGAATATTTATACTAATTGATCAATCTGTACATGTTGGTGATATCATTGAAATTGATGGTAAAGTTGGTCGCGTAGAGGAGATTAAATTACGAACGACTAGAGCAGTAACTATTGATAATAAGGTTTTAATAATTCCGAATCACTTGTATTTAGAAAATAGTTTATATAATTGGACGCAAAACGGATCTACAACGCGAGAAAGTGTAGAGGTTGGTGTGGCTTATGGAAGTGATGTACAATTGGTTAAAAAATTATTGCTTCAAGCTGCAAGTGCTAATGAAAATGTACTTTCTGTGCCACCTCCAGCAGTTGTTTTTACTAATTTTGGTGATAGTTCGTTAGACTTTAAAGTCTCATTTACATTATCAGATAGTTTTAAAGCGCAATTTCCCAAAAGTGAAATTCGGTTTGAAATCGATCGTCTTTTTAGAGAAAACAATGTGTCTATTCCGTTTCCTCAACGCGATATCCATATTATACAAAAATAA
- a CDS encoding ABC transporter permease yields MNHLPLIIKREYFTKVKNKSFIVMTFLSPLIMIALIAVVAYLSQLNNDKERTISILDETGYVKDVFQNTEFTTYTNLTGLSLEDAIALVKEKEDYGLLYVGKATSLDDVSGHVKFYSEDSPSISVISSLEQQIEKRLKERKLELDGVTLAQIEASQTNIEIAQESFEGEKSSKIDNVVKLAFGGAAGYLLFMFIIIYGNMIMRSVIEEKTSRIIEVIISSVKPIQLMMGKIIGTSLAGVTQFAIWVILGGVLMVIVSAIFGIDLTQVQTPQQEMMNQAMQADGAQAMAENLIGAIGNLPMTNLIIAFLFFFIGGYLLYSSLYAAIGAAVDNETDTQQFMLPILMPLILAVYVGVFTVIEDPHGTVSTVFSFVPLTSPVVMLMRIPFGVPLWQQGLSLLLLIGTFIFAVWFAAKIYRVGILMYGKKPTYKELFKWLKY; encoded by the coding sequence ATGAATCATTTACCATTAATTATAAAACGAGAGTATTTTACAAAAGTGAAGAATAAATCATTTATTGTAATGACATTTCTGAGCCCTTTAATAATGATTGCCCTTATTGCAGTTGTCGCTTATTTATCCCAATTAAATAATGATAAAGAACGTACCATTTCTATTTTGGATGAAACAGGTTATGTAAAAGACGTATTTCAGAATACAGAATTTACAACCTATACAAATCTAACGGGTTTAAGTTTAGAGGATGCTATCGCTTTAGTAAAAGAAAAAGAAGATTATGGCCTATTATATGTTGGGAAGGCCACGTCACTTGATGACGTTTCTGGGCATGTGAAATTTTACTCAGAAGATTCCCCATCTATAAGTGTCATTTCTAGTTTAGAACAACAGATTGAAAAACGACTAAAAGAAAGAAAACTTGAATTAGACGGTGTCACCCTAGCACAAATTGAAGCTTCTCAAACAAATATAGAAATAGCTCAAGAAAGTTTTGAGGGTGAAAAGAGTTCTAAAATAGATAATGTTGTAAAGCTTGCATTTGGTGGAGCCGCAGGGTATTTACTTTTTATGTTTATTATTATTTATGGAAACATGATTATGCGAAGTGTTATAGAAGAAAAAACCAGTAGAATTATTGAGGTTATTATTTCTTCTGTAAAACCTATTCAATTAATGATGGGTAAAATTATTGGGACGTCGTTAGCTGGTGTTACACAATTTGCAATTTGGGTTATTTTGGGAGGTGTTTTGATGGTTATTGTATCTGCTATTTTTGGAATAGATTTAACGCAAGTACAAACACCACAGCAAGAAATGATGAACCAAGCGATGCAAGCAGATGGTGCGCAAGCTATGGCCGAAAACTTAATTGGAGCCATTGGTAATTTACCCATGACAAATCTTATTATAGCATTTTTATTTTTCTTTATAGGTGGTTATTTGCTGTACAGTTCACTCTATGCTGCAATAGGTGCAGCAGTAGATAACGAAACGGATACACAACAATTTATGCTACCAATTCTTATGCCATTAATTTTGGCCGTTTATGTGGGTGTGTTTACAGTCATTGAAGATCCGCACGGTACAGTTTCAACCGTGTTTTCATTTGTGCCGTTGACCTCACCTGTAGTAATGTTAATGCGTATTCCTTTTGGTGTTCCACTATGGCAACAAGGTTTATCGCTTTTGCTTTTAATAGGTACCTTTATTTTTGCAGTATGGTTTGCTGCTAAAATATATCGCGTTGGAATTTTAATGTATGGTAAAAAACCAACGTATAAGGAACTATTTAAATGGTTGAAATATTAA
- a CDS encoding ABC transporter ATP-binding protein, with protein MNDLLVANSVSKSFGNFKALNQVSIAVPKGSIFGLLGPNGAGKTTLIRIINQITMPDEGAVLLDGQPLKSEHIRDIGYLPEERGLYKSMKVGEQCLYLAQLKGLTKTEAKERLKYWFDKLEIGDWWNKKIQELSKGQAQKIQFIVTVLHRPKLLIFDEPFSGFDPINANLIKDEILQLRDEGATVIFSTHRMESVEELCDHIALIHKSNKVLDGKLNDIKRQFKTNTFEVGLESLNKDKVFAEIQDKFEVLPATFKNLNDDIKLNIKLGEQASPNDLLSFLTSKAEVHHFVEVIPSASDIFIQTVKNN; from the coding sequence ATGAATGACTTATTAGTTGCTAATTCCGTTTCAAAAAGTTTCGGGAATTTTAAAGCACTAAATCAAGTATCTATTGCTGTACCAAAAGGTAGCATCTTTGGTTTACTTGGCCCAAATGGAGCAGGAAAAACCACACTGATCCGTATAATTAATCAAATTACTATGCCTGATGAAGGTGCCGTGCTATTAGATGGGCAGCCGCTAAAATCAGAGCACATTAGAGATATTGGTTATTTGCCAGAAGAACGCGGATTGTATAAATCCATGAAAGTTGGTGAGCAATGTTTGTATTTGGCACAGTTAAAAGGCTTAACCAAAACAGAGGCCAAAGAAAGATTAAAATACTGGTTCGATAAACTAGAAATAGGTGATTGGTGGAATAAGAAAATCCAAGAATTAAGTAAAGGACAAGCTCAAAAAATACAGTTTATTGTAACGGTACTTCACCGACCAAAACTGTTGATTTTTGATGAGCCTTTTTCTGGGTTCGATCCTATTAATGCCAATTTGATTAAAGATGAGATTTTACAGTTAAGAGATGAAGGTGCTACTGTGATTTTTTCAACACATAGAATGGAATCGGTGGAAGAATTATGCGATCATATTGCTTTAATTCATAAGTCTAATAAAGTACTCGACGGAAAATTAAACGATATAAAACGTCAGTTCAAAACAAATACGTTCGAAGTGGGATTAGAATCCTTAAATAAAGACAAAGTATTTGCTGAAATTCAAGATAAATTTGAAGTACTACCTGCAACTTTTAAAAACTTGAATGATGATATTAAGTTGAATATTAAACTAGGAGAACAGGCATCACCAAATGATTTATTGTCATTTTTAACATCAAAAGCAGAAGTGCATCATTTTGTAGAAGTGATACCTTCAGCTAGTGATATTTTTATTCAAACTGTAAAAAATAATTAA
- the dnaJ gene encoding molecular chaperone DnaJ: protein MKEDYYEILGISKGASDAEIKKAYRKMALKYHPDKNPDDSSAEEKFKKAAEAYEVLSNADKKARYDQFGHQAFDGSGGFGGGGGMNMDDIFSQFGDIFGGGFGGGGGFSGFGGGGRQQRVVKGSNLRIRVTLSLEDVANGVEKKIKVKRKIQAPGTTYKTCSTCNGAGQVTRVTNTILGRMQTAAACPTCGGAGQIIDKKPADADAHGLKVSDETVTVKIPAGVVDGMQLKVTGKGNDAPGNGIAGDLLVAIQEEEHATLKREGDNLHYDMYVSLPDAVLGNSKEIDTVTGKVRIKIEPGVQSGKILRLRGKGIPSINGYGKGDLLVHVNVWTPKTLNKKQKAFFESMKEDEHFEPKPESSDKSFFEKVKDMFS from the coding sequence ATGAAAGAAGATTATTACGAGATATTAGGAATAAGTAAAGGAGCATCAGATGCTGAAATAAAAAAAGCTTATCGTAAAATGGCATTAAAATATCATCCAGATAAAAATCCTGATGATTCAAGTGCTGAAGAGAAGTTTAAAAAGGCAGCAGAAGCATACGAAGTTTTAAGTAATGCTGACAAAAAAGCACGTTATGACCAATTTGGTCACCAAGCCTTTGATGGCAGTGGTGGCTTTGGTGGCGGAGGCGGTATGAATATGGATGATATATTCAGTCAGTTTGGTGATATCTTCGGAGGAGGCTTCGGAGGTGGAGGCGGTTTTAGTGGCTTTGGTGGAGGCGGAAGACAACAACGTGTTGTTAAAGGTAGTAACTTACGTATTCGTGTTACTTTATCTCTAGAAGATGTTGCTAACGGAGTTGAAAAGAAGATTAAAGTAAAACGTAAAATTCAAGCACCAGGTACAACTTATAAAACATGTAGTACGTGTAATGGTGCTGGTCAAGTCACTAGAGTTACCAATACTATTTTAGGTCGTATGCAAACAGCAGCAGCGTGTCCTACTTGTGGAGGTGCCGGACAAATTATTGATAAAAAGCCGGCAGATGCAGATGCACATGGTTTAAAAGTTTCTGATGAAACCGTTACTGTTAAAATACCGGCAGGTGTTGTAGATGGTATGCAACTTAAAGTTACAGGTAAAGGTAATGATGCACCAGGAAATGGTATTGCAGGTGATTTATTAGTTGCCATTCAAGAAGAAGAACATGCCACTTTAAAGCGTGAAGGTGATAATTTACATTACGATATGTATGTAAGTCTACCAGATGCTGTTTTAGGAAACTCTAAAGAAATAGACACCGTTACTGGTAAAGTGAGAATAAAGATTGAACCAGGAGTGCAGTCTGGTAAAATATTAAGACTAAGAGGTAAAGGTATTCCGAGCATCAATGGTTATGGTAAAGGAGATTTACTAGTTCATGTAAACGTTTGGACGCCAAAGACTTTAAATAAAAAGCAAAAAGCATTTTTTGAAAGTATGAAAGAAGATGAGCATTTTGAACCTAAACCAGAAAGCTCAGATAAATCTTTTTTTGAAAAGGTGAAAGATATGTTTTCATAA
- a CDS encoding nucleotide exchange factor GrpE: protein MSKKDKNNSVEDSQVEDQATTTAEAEVEEQQKDLRTPEEQLQDQVVAEKDKFMRLFAEFENYKKRTSKERIELFKTASQDVVVAMLPVLDDFERALSHIEDDKEAEELRKGVSIIYNKLLNTLEQKGLSKIEVRQGDTFNADHHEAITQIPAPTDDLKGKIIDVIERGYKLGDKVIRYPKVVIGQ, encoded by the coding sequence ATGAGTAAAAAAGATAAAAATAATAGCGTAGAAGATTCACAAGTTGAGGATCAGGCTACAACTACAGCAGAAGCTGAAGTAGAAGAGCAACAAAAGGATTTAAGAACTCCAGAAGAACAATTACAAGATCAAGTGGTTGCTGAGAAAGATAAATTTATGCGCCTGTTTGCAGAATTTGAAAACTACAAAAAAAGAACAAGCAAAGAACGCATAGAGTTGTTTAAAACAGCAAGTCAAGATGTTGTCGTTGCAATGTTACCCGTTTTAGATGATTTTGAACGTGCTTTATCACATATTGAAGATGATAAAGAAGCTGAAGAATTAAGGAAAGGAGTCTCAATAATCTATAATAAATTGCTTAATACTTTAGAGCAAAAAGGCTTATCTAAAATTGAAGTAAGACAAGGTGATACTTTTAACGCAGATCACCATGAAGCAATCACTCAAATTCCGGCACCAACGGATGATCTAAAAGGGAAAATCATTGATGTTATTGAGCGTGGTTATAAATTAGGTGACAAAGTTATTCGTTATCCAAAAGTGGTTATTGGACAATAA
- a CDS encoding YceI family protein: MKSNFLKFFTLIAVITFSSCGDKAKEASTTETKDAAVAKSSSINYAVNPEESTIEWKGFKPTGSHYGTIGINVGKLNINGGAIEGGKFVIDMTNIVVKDIPAEEEGNAKLTTHLKSDDFFDAQAHPNAIFDVTGMETIDGKSMLSGNLTLKETTNNISFPVAISFTDDNSMTLTSETFTIDRSKWNVKYGSKSFFDNLGDKFINNEIELKISLVANKV; encoded by the coding sequence ATGAAATCAAATTTTTTAAAATTTTTTACGCTGATTGCTGTAATTACATTTTCAAGTTGCGGAGATAAAGCCAAAGAAGCTAGCACAACAGAGACTAAAGATGCTGCAGTTGCTAAATCTAGTTCTATTAATTACGCTGTTAATCCAGAAGAATCGACAATTGAATGGAAAGGTTTTAAACCAACCGGCTCACATTATGGTACCATTGGTATTAATGTCGGGAAATTAAACATTAATGGAGGAGCTATCGAAGGAGGAAAATTCGTTATTGATATGACCAATATTGTGGTCAAGGATATTCCAGCTGAAGAAGAAGGTAATGCAAAATTGACGACTCACCTTAAGAGTGACGATTTTTTTGATGCTCAAGCACATCCTAATGCTATATTTGATGTTACTGGCATGGAGACTATTGACGGAAAATCAATGCTTTCTGGTAATTTAACCCTTAAAGAAACAACGAATAACATCAGTTTCCCAGTAGCAATTTCTTTTACTGACGATAATAGTATGACATTGACTAGTGAAACGTTTACCATAGACCGTTCTAAATGGAATGTTAAATATGGTTCAAAATCATTTTTTGATAATTTAGGTGATAAATTTATTAATAATGAAATTGAATTGAAAATAAGCTTAGTAGCGAATAAAGTGTAA